Proteins encoded together in one Janthinobacterium tructae window:
- a CDS encoding BON domain-containing protein, producing MQTSKLFNTLVAAIVLSGASITASHAADSAPKAQAPAKTVVAANAAAAVPDETITSSAKAALSADAQAATLPVKVATQQGVVVLSGDVPSAEAGDRVVQIVASVSGVKEIKNELKVKAAG from the coding sequence ATGCAAACATCGAAACTGTTCAATACCCTGGTCGCCGCTATCGTACTGTCGGGCGCCTCGATCACCGCTTCGCATGCCGCTGACTCCGCACCAAAAGCACAAGCTCCTGCTAAGACTGTCGTGGCCGCCAACGCCGCCGCTGCCGTCCCTGATGAAACCATCACTTCCTCGGCCAAGGCAGCCCTGAGCGCCGATGCGCAAGCCGCTACCCTGCCAGTCAAGGTAGCAACCCAGCAAGGTGTCGTCGTCCTGTCGGGCGATGTACCGAGCGCCGAAGCGGGTGACCGCGTCGTGCAGATCGTCGCTTCCGTGAGCGGCGTGAAAGAAATCAAGAACGAGCTGAAAGTCAAAGCCGCCGGTTAA
- a CDS encoding sigma 54-interacting transcriptional regulator, whose amino-acid sequence MSEQAHILLVDDDPDLLRLLTIRLKAGNYRVTAVGSAEAALARLAVELPALVITDVQLPGRDGLALFDEIRRQHAALPVILLTAHGTIPDAVEATARGAFAYLTKPFDGKLLMEKVAYAINLSTVMPAPASGDESWRAELISRSAQMAELLAEAKLVAGSDASILIRGPSGTGKELLARALHNASRRAKAPFIAVNCGAIPEQLLESELFGHVKGSFTGAVGNREGLFLAADGGTLFLDEIGDMPLPLQVKLLRVLQERAVRPVGADQTRPVDVRLLSATHRDLDVAMAEGQFREDLYYRLNVVTLTLPPLAERREDISLLANHFLQKLAAKYQKPLNGFAPDALTALVAAPWPGNVRQLVNVVEQVCALATAPLVPLSLVQRALRVPSLEALSYNEAKQRFERDYLIQLLRLTDGNVADAARLADRNRTEFYRLLQKYELTPALFRGDGDPVAE is encoded by the coding sequence ATGAGCGAGCAGGCCCATATCTTATTGGTCGACGACGATCCCGACCTGCTGCGCCTGCTGACCATCCGCTTGAAGGCGGGTAATTATCGCGTGACGGCCGTGGGCAGCGCGGAAGCGGCGCTGGCGCGCCTGGCCGTGGAATTGCCGGCCCTGGTCATTACCGACGTGCAATTGCCGGGCCGCGACGGCCTGGCCCTGTTCGATGAAATCCGCCGCCAGCACGCGGCCCTGCCCGTCATTTTGCTCACAGCCCACGGCACCATTCCCGATGCCGTCGAAGCGACGGCGCGCGGCGCGTTTGCGTATCTGACGAAACCGTTCGACGGCAAGCTCTTGATGGAAAAAGTGGCGTATGCCATCAACTTGTCTACCGTCATGCCGGCGCCCGCGTCCGGCGACGAGAGCTGGCGTGCCGAGCTGATCAGCCGCAGCGCGCAGATGGCCGAGTTGCTGGCCGAAGCCAAGCTGGTGGCGGGGTCCGACGCCAGTATTTTGATCCGTGGCCCCAGCGGCACGGGCAAGGAATTGCTGGCGCGCGCGCTGCACAACGCCAGCCGCCGCGCCAAGGCGCCGTTCATCGCCGTCAACTGCGGCGCCATTCCCGAGCAGTTGCTGGAATCGGAACTGTTCGGCCACGTCAAAGGCTCGTTTACGGGCGCCGTCGGCAACCGCGAAGGCCTGTTCCTGGCGGCCGATGGCGGCACCCTGTTTTTAGATGAGATCGGCGACATGCCGCTGCCGCTGCAGGTCAAACTGCTGCGTGTGTTGCAGGAGCGGGCCGTGCGCCCTGTCGGTGCCGACCAGACGCGTCCGGTCGATGTGCGGCTCTTGTCCGCCACGCACCGTGACCTGGACGTGGCCATGGCGGAAGGGCAATTCCGTGAAGACCTGTATTACCGCCTCAACGTCGTGACATTGACCTTACCGCCGCTGGCCGAGCGCCGCGAAGACATCTCCCTGCTGGCGAACCATTTCCTGCAGAAACTGGCGGCCAAGTACCAGAAACCCCTGAACGGTTTCGCGCCCGACGCCCTCACGGCCCTGGTGGCGGCGCCATGGCCCGGTAACGTGCGCCAGCTGGTCAATGTGGTCGAGCAAGTGTGCGCGCTGGCCACGGCGCCGCTGGTGCCCCTGAGTCTGGTGCAGCGCGCGCTGCGCGTGCCGTCGCTGGAAGCGCTCAGCTACAACGAAGCCAAGCAGCGTTTCGAGCGCGACTACCTGATTCAGCTGCTGCGCCTGACGGATGGCAACGTGGCCGATGCGGCCCGCCTGGCCGACCGCAACCGCACGGAGTTCTACCGTTTATTGCAGAAATACGAGCTGACGCCGGCCCTGTTCCGGGGGGATGGCGACCCTGTCGCTGAATAG
- a CDS encoding UdgX family uracil-DNA binding protein (This protein belongs to the uracil DNA glycosylase superfamily, members of which act in excision repair of DNA. However, it belongs more specifically to UdgX branch, whose founding member was found to bind uracil in DNA (where it does not belong), without cleaving it, appears to promote DNA repair by a pathway involving RecA, rather than base excision.) — protein sequence MKEVNERVVRLAQSFDAWRAAARELIARGVPPADVAWQSQAGDGDLFSSTPDATDTSAPPLRLPRPLVELLENAACFNVHDRWAFLYQVLWRWQQGQHDVLSPADADGARLHAMAKAVRREEHDMHAYVRFRERSEAEGAPRFVAWFEPVHEVLPQVARHFARRMGSTSWMIATPTASMLWDGQTLHAGPALLRGAAEIDDAGEALWLTYYRSIFNPARVNADLLHSHIPSRFWKNLPEGAIVPAMLSGAANGERRTGQTATVGQRSGAAMIPISAERAQPARDAPTTLDQCRRCELWQHATQAVPGVGPQTARIMLVGEQPGDQEDLAGLPFVGPAGALLEQALREAGVARDSLYLTNAVKHFKWEPRGKRRLHKTPAQREILACHGWLEEEIERVQPQVIVALGSTALKSIMQDGAASMTPLLGTPAQHDGRWVVSVYHPAYVLRALDEASRRQAYRVIVEGLQHALTLLQD from the coding sequence ATGAAAGAAGTCAATGAGCGCGTGGTGCGGCTGGCGCAATCGTTCGACGCATGGCGCGCGGCGGCGCGCGAACTGATCGCGCGTGGCGTGCCACCTGCGGACGTGGCCTGGCAGTCGCAAGCGGGCGATGGCGACCTGTTTTCCTCCACGCCGGATGCCACGGATACCAGCGCGCCGCCGCTGCGCCTGCCCCGTCCCCTGGTGGAACTGCTGGAAAACGCCGCCTGTTTCAACGTGCATGACCGCTGGGCCTTCTTGTATCAGGTACTCTGGCGCTGGCAGCAGGGCCAGCACGACGTGCTCTCGCCGGCCGACGCCGACGGCGCGCGCCTGCACGCCATGGCCAAGGCCGTCCGGCGAGAAGAGCACGACATGCATGCGTACGTGCGCTTCCGCGAACGCAGCGAGGCCGAGGGCGCACCCCGCTTCGTCGCCTGGTTCGAACCCGTGCACGAGGTGCTGCCGCAGGTGGCGCGCCACTTCGCGCGCCGCATGGGATCGACCAGCTGGATGATCGCCACGCCGACGGCCAGCATGCTGTGGGACGGTCAGACCTTGCACGCGGGGCCGGCCCTGCTGCGCGGCGCGGCCGAGATCGACGATGCGGGCGAAGCGCTGTGGCTGACCTACTACCGCAGCATCTTCAACCCCGCGCGCGTGAATGCCGACTTGCTGCACAGCCACATCCCTTCACGCTTCTGGAAAAACCTGCCCGAAGGCGCCATCGTGCCCGCCATGCTCAGCGGCGCGGCCAACGGCGAGCGGCGCACGGGCCAGACGGCCACTGTCGGCCAGCGCAGCGGCGCGGCCATGATTCCGATTTCGGCCGAGCGCGCCCAGCCCGCGCGCGACGCGCCCACGACGCTGGACCAGTGCCGCCGCTGCGAATTGTGGCAGCACGCCACGCAAGCCGTACCCGGAGTGGGTCCGCAAACCGCCCGCATCATGCTCGTCGGCGAACAACCGGGCGACCAGGAAGACCTGGCGGGCCTGCCGTTTGTCGGCCCGGCCGGCGCACTGCTGGAGCAGGCACTGCGGGAAGCGGGCGTGGCGCGCGACAGCCTCTATCTGACCAACGCCGTCAAGCATTTCAAGTGGGAACCACGCGGCAAGCGCCGCCTGCACAAGACGCCCGCGCAGCGTGAAATCCTCGCCTGCCATGGCTGGCTGGAAGAAGAGATCGAGCGGGTCCAACCACAGGTGATCGTCGCGCTGGGCAGCACGGCATTGAAATCAATAATGCAAGATGGCGCGGCGAGCATGACGCCGCTGCTCGGCACGCCGGCGCAGCACGATGGACGCTGGGTGGTCAGCGTGTATCACCCGGCGTATGTGCTGCGCGCGCTAGACGAGGCGAGCCGGCGGCAGGCGTATCGCGTGATCGTCGAGGGCTTGCAGCACGCGTTGACGCTATTGCAGGACTAG
- a CDS encoding bile acid:sodium symporter family protein has product MSSFSPAALLRNLKPDNFTIALLVTVALASFLPCTGTTAVVFGHVTTVAIGALFFLHGAKLSREAVVAGVMHWRLHLLVLASTFILFPLLGLALRPLALTFLTPELYVGILFLCALPSTVQSSIALTAMARGNVPAAICSASASNFIGIFLAPILVGLLVAKGGASKSSVDAVLSIVMQLLLPFLAGQFLRRWIGRWVDRHKATLKYVDQGSILLVVYTAFSEAVSEGLWHTISVETLVALGVFSILLLALVLGLMTFISRRLGFNKEDEIAIVFCGSKKSLASGVPMAKVLFATHSLGMVILPLMLFHQIQLMICAVIAQRYARRDEEREVPATTR; this is encoded by the coding sequence ATGTCTTCTTTTTCCCCCGCTGCCCTGCTGCGCAATCTGAAACCCGATAATTTCACCATCGCCCTGCTCGTCACCGTGGCGCTGGCCAGTTTCCTGCCTTGCACGGGCACGACGGCCGTGGTCTTCGGTCACGTCACCACCGTCGCCATCGGCGCCCTGTTCTTCCTGCATGGTGCCAAGTTGTCGCGCGAAGCCGTGGTGGCCGGCGTCATGCACTGGCGCCTGCATTTGCTGGTGCTGGCCAGCACGTTCATTTTGTTTCCCCTGCTGGGCCTGGCCCTGCGGCCGCTGGCGCTGACTTTTCTCACGCCCGAGCTGTACGTGGGCATCCTGTTCCTGTGCGCCCTGCCATCGACCGTGCAGTCGTCGATCGCCTTGACAGCCATGGCGCGCGGCAATGTACCGGCCGCCATCTGCAGCGCCTCGGCCTCGAATTTCATCGGCATTTTTCTTGCTCCCATCCTGGTCGGCTTGCTGGTGGCGAAAGGCGGGGCAAGCAAGTCGTCGGTGGACGCCGTGCTGTCCATCGTCATGCAGCTGCTGCTGCCCTTCCTGGCCGGCCAGTTCCTGCGCCGCTGGATCGGCCGCTGGGTCGACCGCCATAAAGCCACCTTGAAATACGTCGACCAGGGCTCGATCTTGCTGGTGGTCTACACGGCCTTCAGCGAAGCCGTCAGCGAAGGCCTGTGGCACACGATCTCGGTGGAAACGCTGGTGGCGCTGGGCGTGTTCAGCATCTTGCTGCTGGCGCTGGTCCTGGGCCTGATGACGTTCATCAGCCGCCGCCTGGGTTTTAACAAGGAAGACGAGATCGCCATCGTCTTTTGCGGTTCGAAGAAAAGCCTGGCCAGCGGCGTACCGATGGCCAAGGTGCTGTTTGCCACCCACTCGCTGGGCATGGTGATTTTGCCGCTGATGCTGTTCCACCAGATTCAGCTGATGATCTGCGCCGTGATTGCGCAGCGCTATGCGCGGCGCGATGAGGAGCGGGAAGTGCCGGCGACGACGCGATAA